A single genomic interval of Plectropomus leopardus isolate mb unplaced genomic scaffold, YSFRI_Pleo_2.0 unplaced_scaffold29103, whole genome shotgun sequence harbors:
- the LOC121938304 gene encoding collagen alpha-1(XXI) chain-like, translating to MGQRGLKGSKGEGYSGPPGPPGQPGIQGPRGFDGIGHPGNQGIPGKPGPPGDPGKRGNSGLPGVCDVSMCYQTYNLREHYSKGPNV from the exons ATGGGACAAAGAGGGCTCAAAGGCAGCAAAGGAGAAGGTTACAGTGGACCTCCAGGACCACCTGGACAGCCAG GGATTCAAGGTCCCCGTGGCTTTGATGGAATCGGCCATCCAGGAAACCAGGGAATTCCTGGGAAACCAGGACCACCAGGAGATCCAGGGAAACGGGGCAACTCTGGACTTCCAGGAGTTTGTGACGTTTCCATGTGTTATCAGACCTACAACCTCAGGGAACATTACAGCAAAGGACCCAACGTCTGA